In one window of Verrucomicrobiota bacterium DNA:
- a CDS encoding ATP-dependent helicase encodes MSRDYVLQSFRSPVHLQIDYAKELNPQQLAAVTAPPGPALVIAGAGSGKTRTLTYRVAFLLEQGIPADRILLLTFTNKAAREMMRRVADLLGKEMPALWGGTFHSIGNRILRAHADLMGYQRDFTIMDREDAKDLIDACVGEAEIDVKAARFPKGEVLGDIFSLALNTHESIPDILDKQYDYFATLAPQIEDVQRRYAARKRATNAMDFDDLLSLWLKLLQDHAEVREHYQRRFQFVLVDEYQDTNQLQGDLIDLLAGRHHNIMVVGDDAQSIYAWRGANFQNILKFSERHPETKTYKIETNYRSTPEILDVANAAIARNLKQFAKHLAPVRKSGMKPVLVTCVEAAEQAAFVAQRVLELREEGINPNQMAVLYRSHFHALELQLELTRRNIPFSITSGIRFFEQAHVKDVAAYLKLVANPRDELSFKRLVQLLPGIGRKGADKLWNEFSSKFKIQNSKLKSDHPLADAMQACATGVPKKAAVAWAQFVATIAQLEAEPIRGKTADMINVVLEAGYEDYLQETYANFRNRLEDLEQLATFARQFESLEDFLTQLALLTNVEAEDNQPADNDHEKIRLSTIHQAKGLEFDVVFIIMLCEGLFPSARSLENLEGEEEERRLFYVAITRARNELYLSYPLMRAMRSSTGDLMQQPSRFLGEIPKELIDEWNLKPFNPYG; translated from the coding sequence ATGTCGCGCGATTATGTGCTGCAATCCTTCCGTTCGCCCGTCCATTTGCAGATTGATTATGCCAAGGAACTCAACCCGCAACAGCTCGCGGCCGTGACCGCGCCGCCGGGTCCAGCGCTCGTCATCGCGGGTGCGGGTTCGGGCAAGACCCGCACCCTGACCTATCGCGTCGCCTTCCTGCTCGAACAAGGCATCCCCGCCGACCGCATCCTGTTGCTTACGTTCACCAATAAGGCCGCTCGCGAGATGATGCGTCGCGTGGCGGATTTGTTGGGGAAGGAAATGCCGGCGTTGTGGGGCGGGACGTTTCATTCCATCGGCAACCGCATCCTCCGGGCGCACGCGGACCTGATGGGTTACCAACGCGATTTCACGATCATGGACCGCGAGGACGCCAAGGATTTGATCGATGCCTGCGTGGGTGAGGCGGAAATCGACGTGAAGGCCGCGCGTTTTCCGAAAGGAGAAGTGCTGGGCGATATTTTTTCGCTGGCGCTCAACACACACGAATCCATCCCGGACATCTTGGATAAACAATATGATTACTTCGCCACGCTGGCGCCCCAGATCGAGGACGTGCAACGGCGATACGCCGCCCGCAAACGCGCCACCAACGCGATGGATTTCGACGATTTGCTTTCGCTCTGGCTCAAGCTGCTGCAAGACCACGCCGAAGTGCGCGAACATTACCAGCGTCGGTTTCAGTTCGTCCTGGTGGACGAATATCAGGACACAAACCAGCTTCAAGGCGACCTCATCGACTTGCTCGCCGGGCGGCATCACAACATCATGGTGGTCGGCGACGATGCGCAAAGCATCTACGCCTGGCGCGGCGCGAATTTCCAAAACATCCTGAAGTTTTCCGAACGCCATCCGGAAACCAAAACTTACAAAATCGAAACCAATTACCGCAGCACTCCAGAAATCCTCGACGTCGCGAACGCCGCCATAGCGCGCAACCTCAAACAATTCGCCAAGCACCTCGCGCCCGTCCGCAAATCCGGGATGAAACCAGTGCTCGTGACTTGCGTCGAAGCAGCGGAGCAGGCCGCTTTCGTGGCCCAGCGCGTATTGGAACTTCGTGAAGAAGGCATTAACCCGAACCAGATGGCGGTGCTGTACCGTTCCCACTTCCACGCGCTGGAACTGCAACTGGAACTGACGCGGCGCAACATCCCGTTCAGCATCACCAGCGGCATCCGCTTCTTCGAACAGGCGCACGTCAAGGACGTGGCCGCGTATCTGAAACTGGTTGCCAATCCGCGCGACGAACTGAGTTTCAAGCGGCTGGTTCAACTGTTGCCCGGCATTGGACGAAAAGGAGCGGACAAACTCTGGAACGAGTTCAGTTCAAAATTCAAAATTCAAAATTCAAAGCTGAAGAGCGATCATCCGTTGGCCGATGCCATGCAAGCTTGCGCCACCGGCGTCCCGAAGAAAGCTGCCGTGGCCTGGGCGCAATTCGTTGCCACCATCGCTCAACTGGAAGCCGAGCCTATCCGAGGCAAAACCGCCGACATGATCAACGTCGTTCTCGAAGCAGGCTACGAGGATTACTTGCAGGAAACCTACGCCAACTTTCGCAACCGCCTGGAAGACCTGGAACAACTGGCCACGTTCGCGCGGCAGTTCGAGTCGTTGGAAGATTTTCTGACCCAGCTCGCCTTGCTGACGAACGTGGAAGCCGAAGACAATCAACCGGCGGACAACGACCATGAAAAAATCCGCCTCTCCACGATTCACCAGGCCAAGGGGCTGGAGTTCGACGTGGTCTTCATCATCATGCTTTGTGAAGGACTGTTTCCATCCGCGCGTTCGCTGGAGAATCTGGAAGGAGAAGAGGAGGAGCGCCGGCTTTTTTACGTCGCCATCACGCGGGCGCGCAACGAACTTTATCTGAGCTATCCGCTGATGCGGGCAATGCGAAGCAGCACCGGTGACCTGATGCAACAACCCTCGCGTTTTCTCGGCGAAATCCCCAAAGAACTGATCGACGAGTGGAATCTCAAGCCGTTCAATCCGTACGGGTGA